The stretch of DNA GGGTGAATGTCGATGCCGGTAAAGAAGCGGCTCAGGTGGGCAATCAAGCGCGGTAGAAAGAGTACCCCCCGCCGATGCAAGTGGTGGGCCAGACGGTGAGCTGCCAGAGCGTGCAGCCCCGGATAGCAGCACAGCACCTCCAGCCAATGGCCCGCCGCCGGGTCGCGCTCAAAAATAATAGTGAAATCATCGATCAGGGGCAGTCGCCCTTGGGGGGTGGCAGAGGCTAGCGATCGGGGGGTTAGTCGGGGGAGGGGGAGAAACATGGCTCTGATCGCTTTGGGGCGGGCGTTTGTTTCTCTGCTTATAGCAATGGCTAAAATGCGGCCTGCCCCAGGCTGACCCATCCAAACTTACTAAAACTATTAAGCCCTGTACTCAGCCGTGAAACCTGCTTGAAAGCCAGCCCTAAAAGTTTGTTCAAGGCCAGGGGGCGAGTATTTTTGAGTTGTGGCCTAGGTATTTTGTTCCCTGGGTTCAGGTATTCTGCACTCAGTAGAAAAACCTTATTCGTTAAGGTTTAGGCCCACTTTTGGCGATCGCAGTGTGCTGCCGACTTTTGCACTCAGAGTACGATTATTCCAGGGTCTAACCCATGTTTTCACCTTAAAAACTGTAGCAGACTTGGCAAAAACATCTCCATACAGTTCAGCAGTCCTTAACAATAGTTTTGTGACATAGCCACTTCGGCTGTTTGCCAGGACGGGCAGGACGCTTGAAGCGCCAGGACAGAAACTCGGCTTATCTAGCGCAAACGCCCCACGGACTCATCATTGACTCACTGAAACATTCCTTAACCTCTAAGCGTTGCGTTAATTACTTTTGCAGTTTGGGAACAGATAAACTCGATACAGTTTAATATTTGCTTGGCTGCGACAGGTACTTCACTTTGTATCGAACTTAGCTAAACAAGTTGTTTTGAGTACTCAAGAATAGGCTCCTTTTAAGAGGCCATTTCTGATGCTAAGTCCAGACCAGATAAGCGTTTGAGCTGAGTACAGAAATGCCGATTAAGCTAGCCAAAATGGCAGGCCTGGGGCTGGGAAATACCAGTCCCCCATTGACAAAAAAAATATTGCCTCTAGCGCCACTCAGGGATTCAGCCCTTGAGTACAGGGCTAATCATTCAATAAATCCTATCGGGCACCCCCTCTCGGGGGGCGGTTACCCCGTTGCTATAACTCTTTCAACGCCGAGCACCCCAGCGTTACTCGCTCGCTAAATCAAGGGTTCCCTTCAGATAGCAACGTCTACCCCGGCTTGGTTAAAGCCCTTTATCTCGACGCTTTGCCCTCTGAAAACCCTGACCTGCGATCGAGCGCCCCAGCGATTTCACCCACACCCACCCACCCAGGGAAATCGCCGGGCTGAGACAACGAGGTGCACTGACCGATGGGTTCCGCTCCCCTGATTTGGGGGCCACCCATCGGCCAGCGGCGGAAAACCCGGTTCCAGGTCCAGATTAGCCGGTGGGCAATGCCCACCCTACACCCGGCACCCGACACCCCCTACCCCCTACCCATCCACCCATCCACCCATCCACCCATCCACCCACCCCTACCTCCCCAAACCCATGACGCCACCGCCATCCTCTGCCCTGACTTCTGCGCCTGCCGCGACGCCCGAGCTGGACATTACCCTGACCAAGACTAAAACCGTGGTCAAATCGGCGGGCGGCGGCTGTAGCACGACCGCCTCTGGCTGCTCCACCAAAACCGACACCGCCCTCAGCGAGAGCATGCAGGCCCGCATCGACAAGCACCCCTGCTACAGCGAAGAGGCTCACCACCACTATGCCCGCATGCACGTAGCGGTGGCCCCCGCCTGCAACATCCAGTGCAACTACTGCAACCGCAAGTACGACTGCGCCAATGAAAGCCGCCCCGGTGTAGTCAGCGAGCTGCTGACGCCCGAAGAAGCCGCCCACAAGGTTTTAGTAGTCGCAGGCAAAATCCCTCAGATGACGGTACTGGGCATTGCTGGTCCCGGCGACCCCTTGGCCAACCCCGAAAAAACCTTCCGCACCTTTGAACTGATTGCCGAGCAAGCCCCCGACATCAAGCTCTGCCTCTCCACCAACGGCCTGATGCTGCCCGACTATGTCGATCGCATCAAAGCCCTCAACGTCGATCACGTCACGATCACTATTAATATGGTCGACCCGGCGATCGGCGAAAAGATTTACCCCTGGGTGCACTACCGCCGCAAGCGCTACCGGGGCATTGAGGGGGTGCGCATCCTCCACGAGCGCCAAATGCAGGGGCTAAAAGCCCTTCAGGAAGCTGACATTCTCTGCAAAGTCAACTCCGTGCTCATTCCCGGCATCAACGACGAGCACATGCCCGAGGTGAATGCCGCGATTCGGGAGCGGGGCGCATTTCTGCACAACATCATGCCGCTGATTTCGGCTCCCGAGCACGGCACCTACTTTGGTCTAAATGGGCAGCGTGGCCCTAACCCCAAGGAGCTGAAGCAGGTGCAGGACAACTGCGCTGGCAACCTGAAGCTGATGCGCCACTGCCGCCAGTGCCGTGCCGACGCCGTGGGTCTGCTGGGCGAAGACCGCAGCCAAGAGTTCACTAAAGAGAAGTTCATGGACATGCCTGTGTCCTACAGCCTGGAAACCCGTCAGGCCGTTCACATTGGCATTGCGCAGGCCAAGGCTGCCGTCGAGGCCAAGAAGGAATCCGCCGCCCGCATTCCCGGCAGCCTGTCGGAGGATTCGCCCAAGGTTCTAGTTGCTGTGGCCACCAAGGGCGGCGGCATCGTCAACCAACACTTCGGCCACGCCAAGGAATTCATGATCTACGAAGTGGACGCCGCCGAGGCCAAGTTCATCAGCCACCGCAAAGTCGCTGACTACTGCAAGGGCGGCTACGGCGAGGAGGCCATGCTCACCGGCATCATCGATACCATTGCCGATTGCAAAGCGGTGCTCGCTGCCAAGGTTGGCCCCTGCCCTAGCAAGCAATTGCAGGAAGCGGGCCTGGTCGTGGTCGAAGCCTACGACGTGATTGAGACCGTGGCCCGGCAGTTTTACGACGAGCATGTGCTGAAGCGGTGAAGAAGTGAAGGGTGAAGCGTTAGAAGACAGTTTCTTTCCACTACCCCACCTCTTTACCCTTCACTTCTTTACCCTTTACCCCATCTACCCATCCACCCGCCCACCCGCCCACCCATCCACCCACCCACTCCCCACTCCCCACTCCCCCGGAGGCTCCCATGCCCTACTCCATCACCCAAAGCTGTATCGGTTGTCAGCGCTGCCTCTCAGCCTGCCCAACCGGAGCGATTCAGACCGATGGCACGGCTTTTTGGATTGCGATCGATCGCTGCAACCAGTGCCAGGGTACCCACGGGGTGCCCCAGTGCTGGGCCACCTGCCCCACCAACGAGGGCTGTGTACCCCTGACCAGCGGGGTGGCGGCGGTCTCCCTCACCTCCACCACAGAGGCGATGGGGGACTACTGGGAGGCCTGGTTTGCCACCTACACCCGCATGGTGAACAGGCTCAAAGGCATGCAGGAAACCGGATATTGGCACGACTGGTTTGACGGCTATGCCCGGGCCGTGCAGCGATTGCAAACAACGACGGTTTGAGAGCCCTCACCCCCAGCCCCTCTCCCTGAGGGAGAGGGGAGCCGGAAAAAACAAAATCCTCCGTACGGGCGCACCGCAGTGCGCCCCAACCAAACCCTTCCCACCTACCCATCCACCCGCCCACCCATCCACCCACCCAAACGCCATGGTCACCTATCTCGACAACAACGCCACCACCCGCACCGACCCCGAGGTTCTGGCGGCGATGCTGCCCTACCTGAGCGAGCTGTACGGCAACCCGTCGTCGATGCACAGCTTTGGCGGCCAGGTGGGGGCGGCGATTGAGGCAGCCCGGGAGCAGGTGGCGAGCCTGCTGGGGGCCGAAGCGACGGAGATTATCTTCAACAGCTGTGGCAGTGAGGGCAACAACACCGCCATCCACGCCGCCCTGGCGGCCCAGCCGGAGAAGCGCCACATTGTCACCACGGCAGTCGAGCACCCGGCGATTCTGGCGGTGTGCAAGCACCTGGAGAAGCGGGGCTACACCGTCACCTACCTGTCGGTGGATGGCCGGGGCGAGCTGGACCTGATGGAGCTGGAGGCAGCGATGACTGGCGGCACGGCCCTGGTGACGACCATGTACGCCAATAACGAAACCGGGGTGATTTTTCCGGTGGAGAAGATTGGGGCGATCGCCAAAGCCTACGGTGCCACCTTCCACGTCGATGCGGTGCAGGCGGTGGGCAAAGTGCCCATCGACTTGGCTACCAGCACCATCGACCTGCTCACCCTCTCCGGCCACAAGCTCCACGCCCCCAAGGGCATCGGGGTGCTCTATGTCCGCAAAGGCTTCCGCTTCCGCCCCTTCCTCCTCGGCGGCCACCAAGAGCGGGGTCGCCGGGCTGGCACCCACAACGTCCCCGCTATCGTCGCCCTGGGCAAAGCCGCTGAACTGGCCCAGATCAACCTGGCCCACACCAAACGCGAAGCCGAGCTGCGAGACATGCTGGAGTGCGGCCTGCTGGCCACCATCCCCGACACGGTGGTCAACGGCGGCGGTGCCCCCCGCCTGCCCAACACCACCAACATCGGCTTCAAGTACATCGAAGGGGAAGCCATCCTGTTCATGCTCAACCGCGAAGGCATCTGCGCCTCCTCCGGCTCCGCCTGCACCTCCGGCAGCCTCGACCCCTCCCACGTGCTCACCGCCATGGGCCTGCCCTACACCATCCTCCACGGCTCGATTCGCTTTAGCCTTTCCCGCTACACCACCGAAGCCGAAATCCGCCAGGTGCTCACCGTCATGCCCGAGATTGTGGAACGCCTGCGGGCGATGTCGCCCTTTAACAATGACCAGGCGGAGTGGTTGCAGGAGCGAGATGTCGCTTTGGCGACGTAGATGGGTGGATGGGTGGATGAGTGGATGGGTGGATGAGCCAAGACAGCGAACCCCCTCCCCATCCACCCATCCACCCCCTACCC from Leptolyngbya sp. KIOST-1 encodes:
- the nifB gene encoding nitrogenase cofactor biosynthesis protein NifB, with amino-acid sequence MTPPPSSALTSAPAATPELDITLTKTKTVVKSAGGGCSTTASGCSTKTDTALSESMQARIDKHPCYSEEAHHHYARMHVAVAPACNIQCNYCNRKYDCANESRPGVVSELLTPEEAAHKVLVVAGKIPQMTVLGIAGPGDPLANPEKTFRTFELIAEQAPDIKLCLSTNGLMLPDYVDRIKALNVDHVTITINMVDPAIGEKIYPWVHYRRKRYRGIEGVRILHERQMQGLKALQEADILCKVNSVLIPGINDEHMPEVNAAIRERGAFLHNIMPLISAPEHGTYFGLNGQRGPNPKELKQVQDNCAGNLKLMRHCRQCRADAVGLLGEDRSQEFTKEKFMDMPVSYSLETRQAVHIGIAQAKAAVEAKKESAARIPGSLSEDSPKVLVAVATKGGGIVNQHFGHAKEFMIYEVDAAEAKFISHRKVADYCKGGYGEEAMLTGIIDTIADCKAVLAAKVGPCPSKQLQEAGLVVVEAYDVIETVARQFYDEHVLKR
- a CDS encoding 4Fe-4S binding protein, whose protein sequence is MPYSITQSCIGCQRCLSACPTGAIQTDGTAFWIAIDRCNQCQGTHGVPQCWATCPTNEGCVPLTSGVAAVSLTSTTEAMGDYWEAWFATYTRMVNRLKGMQETGYWHDWFDGYARAVQRLQTTTV
- the nifS gene encoding cysteine desulfurase NifS; the protein is MVTYLDNNATTRTDPEVLAAMLPYLSELYGNPSSMHSFGGQVGAAIEAAREQVASLLGAEATEIIFNSCGSEGNNTAIHAALAAQPEKRHIVTTAVEHPAILAVCKHLEKRGYTVTYLSVDGRGELDLMELEAAMTGGTALVTTMYANNETGVIFPVEKIGAIAKAYGATFHVDAVQAVGKVPIDLATSTIDLLTLSGHKLHAPKGIGVLYVRKGFRFRPFLLGGHQERGRRAGTHNVPAIVALGKAAELAQINLAHTKREAELRDMLECGLLATIPDTVVNGGGAPRLPNTTNIGFKYIEGEAILFMLNREGICASSGSACTSGSLDPSHVLTAMGLPYTILHGSIRFSLSRYTTEAEIRQVLTVMPEIVERLRAMSPFNNDQAEWLQERDVALAT